From one Nonomuraea polychroma genomic stretch:
- a CDS encoding heavy metal translocating P-type ATPase → MRTRPADAVPPPTKAATWWRTGAGSLPEVRWAVAATALFAAGGIAQLAGAPSWMWWALYLACYAAGGWEPGLAGLQALRDKTLDVDLLMVVAAIGAAAIGQVFDGALLIVIFATSGALEAVATKRTEDSVRGLLNLAPERATRVTENGGEEIVDTAELEVGEIILVRPGERIGADGEVVAGASDVDQATITGESLPADKRPGDEVFAGTLNGVGVLRIRVTRPAAGTVIARIVAMVEQASATKARTQLFIEKVEQRYSVAMVAATVALFTLPLLWGVPLQESLLRAMTFMIVASPCAVVLATMPPLLAAIATAGRNGVLVKSAVVMEQLAGVTQVAFDKTGTLTEGRPYLAEIRLLSGTRESVLPLAAAAEEGSEHPLGRAVVQAAREAGLTWPAAESFEAVPGTGVRARVDGKLVEIGSPTALLTPAHPGDRQAGGAGSSAYGSVVGELEDGGHSAVVMRVDGVPVAVLALADRTRPGAADAVARLKAVTEAPPVLLTGDNPRAAGRVAAHVGIDDVYAGLLPEHKVTAVRELQERGARVALVGDGVNDAPALASAHTGIAMGRAGSDLALDTADAVITRDELAAVPAVLALARRARRLVIANLAIAGTFIAVLVGWDLFGELPLPLGVAGHEGSTIIVGLNGLRLLRDAAWRRAAAPGLR, encoded by the coding sequence GCTGGCCGGGGCGCCGTCGTGGATGTGGTGGGCGCTCTATCTCGCCTGCTACGCCGCCGGAGGCTGGGAGCCCGGACTGGCCGGACTGCAGGCGTTGCGGGACAAGACCCTGGACGTCGATCTGCTGATGGTGGTGGCGGCGATCGGGGCCGCCGCGATCGGGCAGGTATTCGACGGCGCGCTGCTCATCGTCATCTTCGCCACCTCGGGCGCGCTGGAGGCCGTCGCCACCAAACGCACCGAGGATTCCGTACGCGGACTGCTGAACCTGGCGCCTGAACGGGCCACCCGCGTGACGGAGAACGGCGGCGAGGAGATCGTCGACACCGCCGAGCTGGAGGTCGGCGAGATCATCCTGGTACGGCCGGGGGAGCGGATCGGCGCCGATGGTGAAGTCGTGGCCGGCGCCAGCGACGTCGACCAGGCGACCATCACCGGCGAGAGCCTGCCGGCGGACAAGCGGCCCGGCGACGAGGTGTTCGCCGGGACCCTGAACGGCGTGGGCGTCCTGCGGATACGGGTGACGCGGCCGGCGGCCGGCACGGTGATCGCCCGGATCGTCGCCATGGTCGAGCAGGCCAGTGCCACGAAGGCGCGTACCCAGCTGTTCATCGAGAAGGTCGAGCAGCGCTACTCCGTCGCCATGGTCGCCGCGACCGTCGCGTTGTTCACGTTGCCGTTGCTGTGGGGCGTGCCGCTGCAGGAGAGCCTGCTGCGGGCGATGACCTTCATGATCGTGGCCTCACCGTGCGCCGTGGTGCTGGCGACCATGCCGCCGCTGCTGGCCGCCATCGCCACCGCTGGGCGGAACGGGGTGCTGGTCAAGTCCGCCGTGGTCATGGAGCAGCTGGCCGGCGTCACCCAGGTCGCCTTCGACAAGACCGGCACGCTGACCGAGGGCCGGCCGTACCTGGCCGAGATCCGCCTACTCTCCGGGACGCGAGAGAGCGTCCTCCCGCTGGCCGCCGCGGCGGAGGAGGGATCGGAGCACCCGCTCGGCCGCGCCGTCGTCCAGGCGGCCCGCGAGGCGGGCCTGACCTGGCCCGCGGCGGAGTCGTTCGAGGCGGTGCCGGGGACCGGCGTGCGCGCACGCGTCGACGGGAAGCTGGTCGAGATCGGCAGCCCCACCGCGCTCCTGACACCTGCCCATCCTGGGGACCGGCAGGCCGGCGGGGCGGGCAGCAGCGCGTACGGCTCGGTGGTCGGCGAGCTGGAGGACGGCGGGCACAGTGCCGTGGTGATGCGCGTGGACGGCGTGCCCGTCGCCGTGCTGGCCCTGGCCGATCGCACGCGGCCCGGCGCGGCCGACGCCGTCGCCCGGCTGAAGGCGGTTACCGAGGCCCCGCCGGTGCTGCTGACCGGCGACAACCCGCGCGCGGCCGGCCGGGTGGCCGCCCACGTCGGGATCGACGACGTGTACGCCGGCCTGCTGCCCGAGCACAAGGTGACGGCCGTGCGCGAGCTCCAGGAACGGGGTGCGCGGGTGGCGCTGGTGGGCGACGGCGTCAACGACGCTCCCGCGCTGGCGTCGGCCCACACCGGCATCGCGATGGGCCGGGCCGGGTCCGATCTCGCCCTGGACACCGCCGACGCGGTCATCACGCGGGACGAACTGGCCGCCGTACCGGCTGTGCTCGCCCTGGCCCGGCGGGCCCGCCGCCTGGTCATCGCCAACCTCGCCATTGCCGGGACCTTCATCGCGGTGCTGGTGGGCTGGGACCTGTTCGGGGAACTGCCGCTGCCGCTCGGCGTGGCCGGGCACGAGGGCTCCACCATCATCGTCGGCCTCAACGGCCTGCGCCTGCTCCGCGACGCGGCCTGGCGCCGCGCCGCCGCGCCGGGTCTCAGGTGA
- the dacB gene encoding D-alanyl-D-alanine carboxypeptidase/D-alanyl-D-alanine endopeptidase yields MRRTSASLVAGALVAALAWASSPTSPAVALDPSAGVADLSQDINQILSDSRLTIARAGVVVKSAATGEELYATDAGKLLIPASNTKLFTSAAAAETLGLDYRFSTSVLTSGRKSGSILTGDLVLRGTGDPTMLAEDYDALAAKVAAEGIKVVTGKLLADDTWFDSQRLGNDWSWDDETAYYAAPISALTASPDRDYDAGSVVVAVAADGDKVKVSTTPETDYLKIVNKATVGTKTDVLIERQHGTRTVVITGTVATPYQEWVAVDDPTAYVSSLFRKSLAKHGVKVLGPTAAAAAPDGAKEVAAHESMTLGELLVPFMKLSNNIHAEILTKAMGRKVANQGTWSAGLKVSTDFAKANGVQVINMRDGSGLSRRDGFSPGSIAQLLTAVRGKPWFPTWYESLPIAGNADRFVGGTLRSRMRNTPAANNVHAKTGSLTGVTSLSGYVTSADGEPLIFSIMLNQYLSGSPKDIEDKIAVRLAQFSRANPVNTTAQLRSANDAPAGDLECSWMKPVQC; encoded by the coding sequence ATGCGGCGCACCTCAGCATCCCTCGTCGCGGGCGCGCTCGTCGCGGCCCTCGCGTGGGCGTCCAGTCCCACCTCCCCCGCCGTCGCCCTCGACCCCTCGGCCGGAGTGGCCGACCTGTCCCAGGACATCAACCAGATCCTCAGCGACTCGCGGCTCACGATCGCCAGAGCGGGCGTCGTGGTCAAGAGCGCCGCGACCGGCGAGGAGCTGTACGCCACCGACGCCGGCAAGCTGCTCATCCCGGCGTCGAACACCAAGCTCTTCACCTCGGCCGCGGCAGCGGAGACGCTCGGCCTCGACTACCGTTTCTCCACCTCCGTCCTGACCTCCGGCCGTAAGAGCGGCTCGATCCTGACCGGCGACCTGGTGCTGCGCGGCACTGGCGACCCGACGATGCTGGCCGAGGACTACGACGCGCTGGCCGCGAAGGTCGCGGCGGAGGGCATCAAGGTCGTCACGGGCAAGCTGCTGGCCGACGACACGTGGTTCGACTCCCAGCGGCTCGGCAACGACTGGTCATGGGACGACGAGACCGCCTACTACGCGGCGCCGATCTCCGCGCTGACCGCCTCGCCGGACCGGGACTACGACGCGGGCTCGGTGGTCGTGGCGGTGGCCGCCGACGGCGACAAGGTCAAGGTCTCCACCACACCGGAGACCGACTACCTGAAGATCGTCAACAAGGCCACCGTGGGCACGAAGACGGATGTGCTCATCGAGCGGCAACACGGCACGCGGACGGTTGTGATCACCGGCACGGTGGCGACCCCGTACCAGGAGTGGGTGGCCGTGGACGACCCCACCGCGTACGTCTCCTCGCTGTTCCGCAAGTCCCTGGCCAAGCACGGCGTCAAGGTCCTCGGCCCGACCGCGGCCGCGGCGGCCCCGGACGGGGCGAAGGAAGTCGCCGCGCACGAGTCGATGACGCTGGGCGAGCTGCTGGTGCCGTTCATGAAGCTCAGCAACAACATCCACGCCGAGATCCTCACCAAGGCCATGGGCCGCAAGGTCGCGAACCAGGGCACGTGGTCGGCCGGGCTCAAGGTCAGCACCGACTTCGCCAAGGCCAACGGGGTGCAGGTGATCAACATGCGGGACGGCTCGGGGCTGTCGCGCCGCGACGGGTTCTCGCCCGGCTCGATCGCGCAGCTGCTGACCGCCGTACGCGGCAAGCCGTGGTTCCCGACCTGGTACGAGTCACTGCCCATCGCGGGCAATGCCGACCGTTTCGTCGGCGGCACGCTGCGCAGCCGGATGCGCAACACGCCGGCCGCGAACAACGTCCATGCCAAGACCGGCTCGCTGACCGGCGTGACCTCGTTGTCCGGGTACGTCACGAGCGCCGACGGCGAGCCGCTGATCTTCTCGATCATGCTGAACCAGTACCTGTCGGGCTCGCCCAAGGACATCGAGGACAAGATCGCGGTCCGGCTCGCCCAGTTCTCCCGCGCCAACCCGGTCAACACCACGGCCCAGCTCCGCTCGGCGAACGACGCCCCGGCGGGCGACCTCGAGTGCTCGTGGATGAAGCCCGTCCAGTGCTAG
- a CDS encoding class F sortase: MPKSRGRRGIVLPALAAVLGAAALIAMSSWPRSAAPAVPAPAPAIAATVPVAAIPRVPASPPVRVEIPEIDVRAKVMKLGLGSDGTLEVPPLSKADQTGWYERGAAPGTAGPTVIVGHVDTADGPAVFYRLGELRPGDRVRVTRADGRVATFQLDALESVRKDAFPTQRVYGDVAYPAIRLITCGGDFDGTSGHYRNNIIAYGHLVSIT; the protein is encoded by the coding sequence TTGCCCAAATCTCGTGGTCGCCGTGGCATCGTGCTGCCCGCCCTCGCCGCCGTGCTCGGAGCCGCCGCTCTGATCGCGATGTCCTCGTGGCCCCGATCCGCGGCGCCCGCCGTCCCGGCTCCCGCTCCCGCCATCGCCGCCACCGTTCCGGTGGCCGCGATTCCGCGAGTCCCGGCCTCACCCCCGGTCCGAGTGGAGATCCCCGAGATCGACGTACGGGCGAAGGTCATGAAACTGGGCCTCGGCTCCGACGGCACGCTGGAGGTTCCGCCCCTGTCGAAGGCCGATCAGACGGGCTGGTACGAGCGCGGCGCGGCCCCGGGAACCGCCGGCCCCACCGTGATCGTCGGCCACGTGGACACCGCAGACGGCCCGGCCGTCTTCTACCGGCTCGGCGAGCTGCGCCCGGGCGATCGCGTACGGGTGACGCGTGCCGACGGCAGAGTCGCCACGTTCCAGCTCGACGCGCTGGAGTCGGTACGCAAGGACGCCTTCCCCACTCAGCGGGTCTACGGCGACGTGGCGTACCCGGCCATCCGGCTGATCACCTGCGGCGGCGACTTCGACGGCACGAGCGGCCACTATCGGAACAACATCATCGCCTACGGCCACCTCGTCTCGATCACCTGA
- a CDS encoding DUF1707 and FHA domain-containing protein: MSSTHPPFRASDGERDRAIDELKVRAVEGRISHDTFVGRVDQALRARNQWELDELVADLPKRPTIRQRLTDAVAAVSEFSTKLQTAWRRPRLPRLALPDDDRLRYVVGRGSACDLVLSDLTVSRVHAELRREDDGGWMLVDLGSLNGTRLNGWRLVGPARVRSGDEVSFGDCGFLLISGQPSST, from the coding sequence ATGAGCTCGACGCACCCACCCTTTCGCGCATCCGACGGGGAACGTGACCGTGCGATCGACGAGCTCAAAGTCCGCGCCGTCGAGGGCCGGATCTCCCATGACACCTTCGTGGGGCGCGTGGACCAGGCATTACGGGCCCGCAACCAGTGGGAGCTCGACGAGCTGGTGGCCGACTTACCGAAGCGGCCGACGATCAGGCAGCGGCTGACCGACGCGGTCGCCGCTGTTTCCGAGTTCTCCACCAAACTGCAGACGGCCTGGCGGCGGCCGCGACTGCCCCGGCTGGCGCTGCCCGACGACGACCGGCTGCGGTATGTGGTGGGGCGGGGGTCGGCCTGCGATCTCGTGCTGTCCGACCTGACGGTGTCCCGGGTCCACGCCGAGCTGCGGCGGGAGGACGACGGCGGGTGGATGCTGGTCGACCTGGGGTCGCTCAACGGCACGCGGCTGAACGGGTGGCGGCTCGTGGGGCCGGCCCGGGTGAGGTCCGGCGATGAGGTCTCGTTCGGCGACTGCGGCTTCCTCCTGATCTCCGGCCAGCCGTCGTCCACCTGA
- a CDS encoding SigE family RNA polymerase sigma factor, producing MHPDQQQDFAEFVAARSDSLIRLAYVLTDDQHAAEDLLQTALAKTAGHWRRIRGNPEAYVRRVMYHEQVGRWRSPRWGRERVVDVVPERATGDRTAEVDTRITLGQALRALPVRKRAVLVLRYYEDLSESEVAKIMGCSVGTVRSQTHQAITRLRQLVGEPVTLEA from the coding sequence GTGCATCCCGACCAGCAACAGGACTTCGCCGAGTTCGTGGCCGCCCGCTCGGACAGCTTGATCAGGCTCGCGTACGTCCTGACCGATGACCAGCACGCCGCCGAGGACCTGCTGCAGACCGCGCTGGCCAAGACGGCGGGCCACTGGCGGCGCATCCGCGGCAACCCGGAGGCGTACGTGCGGCGGGTGATGTACCACGAACAGGTCGGCCGCTGGCGCAGCCCGCGCTGGGGCCGGGAGCGGGTGGTGGACGTGGTGCCCGAGCGGGCGACCGGCGACCGCACCGCCGAGGTGGACACCCGCATCACGCTCGGCCAGGCACTGCGCGCGTTACCCGTGCGCAAGCGGGCGGTGCTGGTGCTGCGTTACTACGAGGACCTCTCGGAGTCGGAGGTCGCCAAGATCATGGGCTGCTCGGTAGGCACCGTACGCAGCCAGACGCATCAGGCGATCACCCGGCTGCGCCAGCTGGTCGGCGAACCCGTCACCCTGGAGGCCTGA
- a CDS encoding alpha/beta fold hydrolase has protein sequence MTTSIMAPVAHRTIDVGGIEIFYRAAGPPDAPVFLLPHGYPCSSYEFRNLMPALGDRWRLIAPDLPGFGYSGTPDRTAFSYTFDGYAGFLERFTQVMGLSRYAVYLHDYGSQFGLRLAMRAPERVTALVIQNGDIYEDELGPKYGWLKEFWANPTPEGRAKLAANVTEEGFRDEFAGELPEHLAVRVSPDLWKLHWALMDTPQRRENVVALFEDQATTLEWFPKQQAYLREHRPPTLIVWGPHDGYMPEGAARAYLRDLPDAELHLLDAGHWALETSLGEIVPLVRGFLSRVLT, from the coding sequence ATGACCACAAGCATCATGGCACCGGTCGCGCACAGGACGATCGACGTCGGCGGGATCGAGATCTTCTACCGCGCGGCCGGGCCGCCGGACGCGCCGGTGTTCCTGCTGCCGCACGGTTATCCCTGCTCCTCGTACGAGTTCCGCAACCTCATGCCCGCGCTCGGCGACCGATGGCGGTTGATCGCCCCCGACCTGCCGGGCTTCGGCTACAGCGGAACGCCCGACCGCACCGCCTTCTCCTACACCTTCGACGGCTACGCCGGCTTCCTGGAACGCTTCACGCAGGTCATGGGACTGTCGCGATACGCCGTTTACCTGCACGACTACGGCTCCCAGTTCGGGCTGCGCCTGGCCATGCGCGCCCCCGAGCGGGTCACCGCGCTCGTCATCCAGAACGGCGACATCTACGAGGACGAGCTCGGGCCGAAGTACGGGTGGCTCAAGGAGTTCTGGGCGAACCCGACGCCGGAGGGCCGGGCGAAGCTCGCCGCGAACGTCACGGAGGAGGGTTTCCGTGACGAGTTCGCCGGCGAGCTGCCCGAGCACCTGGCCGTCCGGGTGAGCCCGGACCTGTGGAAACTGCACTGGGCGCTGATGGACACCCCGCAGCGCCGCGAGAACGTCGTCGCTCTCTTCGAGGACCAGGCGACGACGCTCGAATGGTTCCCCAAACAGCAGGCGTACCTGCGCGAGCACCGTCCGCCGACGTTGATCGTGTGGGGCCCGCACGACGGGTACATGCCCGAGGGCGCCGCCAGGGCCTACCTCCGCGACCTGCCGGACGCCGAGCTGCACCTGCTCGACGCCGGCCACTGGGCGCTGGAGACCAGCCTGGGGGAGATCGTCCCGCTCGTCCGCGGCTTCCTGAGCCGGGTCCTCACGTAA
- the map gene encoding type I methionyl aminopeptidase encodes MIELKSVGEIAAMREAGRVVAAVHAAVREQAAIGVSLARLDEVARTVIEEARAGASFLGYHPAFGATPYPGVICTSVNGVMLHGLPTPYRLRDGDLISVDCGAYVDGWHADGTVSFTVGEPREEDLKLIKVAEETLAAGIKAAVPGGRMGDIGHAMSTIGRGAGYGMQNDFGGHGIGRAMHESPFVPNEARGGRGLLLRPGLVIAIEPSLIAGGGDGYYMADDGWSVCSADGSRSVHVEHTVAVTADGPVVLTLP; translated from the coding sequence GTGATCGAGCTGAAGAGTGTCGGGGAGATCGCCGCGATGCGGGAGGCGGGCCGGGTGGTGGCGGCCGTGCACGCGGCGGTGCGGGAGCAGGCTGCCATCGGGGTGTCGCTGGCGCGGCTCGACGAGGTGGCGCGGACGGTCATCGAGGAGGCGCGGGCGGGGGCGTCCTTCCTGGGCTATCACCCGGCGTTCGGCGCCACCCCGTATCCGGGGGTGATCTGCACGTCCGTCAACGGGGTCATGCTGCACGGCCTGCCGACGCCGTACCGGCTGCGCGACGGCGACCTGATCAGTGTGGACTGCGGCGCGTACGTGGATGGCTGGCACGCGGACGGCACGGTGAGCTTCACGGTCGGCGAGCCGCGCGAGGAGGACCTGAAACTGATCAAGGTGGCCGAGGAGACGCTCGCCGCCGGCATCAAGGCGGCCGTGCCCGGCGGCAGGATGGGGGATATCGGCCACGCCATGTCCACGATCGGCCGCGGCGCCGGCTACGGCATGCAGAACGACTTCGGTGGTCACGGCATCGGGCGGGCCATGCACGAGTCGCCGTTCGTGCCCAACGAGGCCCGCGGGGGCCGGGGCCTGCTGCTGCGGCCCGGCCTGGTGATCGCGATCGAGCCGAGCCTGATCGCCGGGGGCGGCGACGGTTACTACATGGCCGACGACGGCTGGTCGGTGTGCTCCGCGGACGGCAGTAGGAGCGTGCACGTGGAGCACACGGTCGCCGTCACCGCTGACGGGCCGGTCGTCCTTACCCTTCCCTAG
- a CDS encoding glycosyltransferase family 2 protein, translating to MRVTALIPAHNEAEQIAESIDSLRFQTRPPDRVIVIADNCFDATAHIARRCGAEVYETVGNAHKKAGALNQVLDRLLHFLGTDDVILVMDADSALDRGFVQAGLEYLAEGRYAAVGGTFTGKDGGGFVGMLQRNEYVRYARDVRRLQGKALVLTGTATLFRALTLQQVVAARSAGRLPGAAHVYDVRVLTEDNELTLAILHLGLRILAPSTCTLTTEVMPTWRELFRQRLRWKRGALENLTDYGWTKVTRPYWGRQLLSLIGVVVVFLYLGTVVWSIAVAGDLRIQPVWAAITVIFMVERVVTVRARGPRQMLLAGLLLVEMVFDVFLQIVQAKAFWEAAWHRERKW from the coding sequence ATGCGTGTCACGGCGCTGATCCCCGCCCACAACGAGGCCGAGCAGATCGCCGAGAGCATCGACTCGCTGCGCTTCCAGACCCGGCCACCGGATCGCGTCATCGTGATCGCCGACAACTGCTTCGACGCCACCGCCCACATCGCCCGTCGTTGCGGCGCCGAGGTGTACGAGACCGTGGGCAACGCGCACAAGAAGGCGGGCGCGCTCAACCAGGTGCTCGACCGGCTGCTGCACTTCCTCGGCACCGACGACGTGATCCTCGTCATGGACGCCGACTCGGCGCTGGACCGGGGCTTCGTACAGGCCGGGCTCGAATACCTGGCCGAGGGCCGTTACGCCGCCGTCGGCGGCACCTTCACCGGCAAGGACGGCGGCGGGTTCGTCGGCATGCTCCAGCGCAACGAGTACGTCCGCTACGCCCGCGACGTCCGCCGGCTTCAGGGCAAGGCACTCGTACTGACCGGGACCGCCACCCTCTTCCGCGCGCTCACGTTGCAGCAGGTCGTCGCCGCACGGAGCGCCGGTCGCCTGCCCGGCGCGGCCCACGTGTACGACGTGCGCGTCCTCACCGAGGACAACGAGCTCACGCTGGCCATCCTCCACCTGGGCCTGCGCATCCTGGCGCCCAGCACATGCACGCTGACCACCGAGGTCATGCCCACCTGGCGCGAGCTCTTCCGCCAGCGGTTGCGCTGGAAGCGCGGCGCGCTGGAGAACCTGACCGACTACGGGTGGACGAAGGTGACCCGGCCCTACTGGGGACGGCAGTTGCTCTCGCTCATCGGTGTCGTGGTCGTCTTCCTCTACCTGGGAACCGTTGTGTGGTCCATCGCGGTGGCGGGAGATCTGCGGATCCAGCCCGTGTGGGCCGCCATCACCGTGATCTTCATGGTCGAACGCGTCGTGACCGTACGCGCCCGCGGCCCCCGGCAGATGCTCCTGGCCGGGTTACTGCTCGTGGAGATGGTCTTCGACGTGTTCCTGCAGATCGTCCAGGCGAAGGCCTTCTGGGAGGCGGCCTGGCACAGAGAAAGGAAATGGTGA
- a CDS encoding PadR family transcriptional regulator: MSIRHGLLALLSRGPRYGYQLRVEFEASTGATWPLNIGQVYTTLSRLERDGLVAPGGADEQGRAVYTITEAGRTELERWFSTPVAQDDRPRDELAIKIAMAVAGGDVDVAEVILTQRMATMRALQEFTQAKRAATGGLAQRLVLDSLIFKAEAEQRWLDHCEAVSKEKKNA, from the coding sequence ATGTCGATCAGACACGGGCTGCTCGCGTTGCTGAGCAGAGGACCGCGTTACGGCTACCAGCTGCGGGTGGAGTTCGAGGCGTCGACGGGGGCGACCTGGCCGCTCAACATCGGCCAGGTCTACACGACGCTCTCGCGGCTGGAACGTGACGGCCTGGTCGCGCCAGGCGGCGCCGACGAGCAGGGGCGAGCGGTCTACACGATCACCGAGGCCGGTCGTACGGAGCTGGAGCGATGGTTCAGCACCCCCGTCGCCCAGGACGACCGGCCTCGGGACGAACTGGCGATCAAAATCGCGATGGCCGTGGCCGGCGGCGACGTCGACGTGGCCGAGGTCATCCTGACCCAGCGCATGGCCACCATGCGCGCCTTGCAGGAGTTCACCCAGGCCAAACGGGCCGCCACCGGAGGGCTCGCGCAGCGGCTGGTCCTCGATTCGCTGATTTTCAAGGCCGAGGCGGAGCAGCGCTGGCTGGACCACTGCGAGGCCGTGTCCAAGGAGAAGAAGAACGCATGA